A region of the Thalassoroseus pseudoceratinae genome:
CTCCTTAGCGATTTTCTGTGCCGCTTTGCCCATCATCCCTGTATCAACCAGCACAATTCCGTCTTCGCCGACAATCATGGAAACATTCGACACGCTGTATCCAACTGCAACGTAGACGTTTTCACCAACCTTGATGACCTGTTCCTTGAACTGCTCATTCTGTTTGTTCAATCGTTCGGTAGGAGTGTTCAACTCCTGAGCCTGGCTGGTACTGACGTAGAGGAACAGTAGCCAAAGTGAGGGCACGAATTTGTTCATGGCGTTAATCCTTTGCGAGGTGGTTCGATAGGTTTTTCTGCATTTGCCGCAGAACACTTTGTGTCGCGTCAAGGTCTGACTTTGGAATTCCCTTTAAAGTCGTTTTGCGAAGGTCATCAAGCAAAGGGAGGACTTTCTGCAACTTCTGCTCGCCTCGGCGTGTCAAGCTGATCATCACGATGCGAGCGTCTTCATTGGAGGCATTCCGCTCGACAAATCGATGTTCGACCAGTCGATCCAACTGTCGTTTCACGGTGGTTGGATCACGAATCATCAGCGATGCCAACTCGTTCATGCTCAGCGACTGGCCGGCATCGTGCAACGTGATCAGCGTCTGCGTCTCCTCGGGCGAAAACGGCCAACCAGCATTCTTCAGCACCACTGCCATTCCGGTGCGAATCAAATAGGCGACCCGCCCAATTGCAAACCCTGGCGAGGACTCAGAACCGAAGTGCATCTTGATCATCCTGTGAATTCTGATTCGAAAACGCTGTCCGTACGCTGAAGACATGTTTTCTCATGCGCGCCCAAATAGCTGTATGTTACAGATATTTGGGCTGGGGTCAACGAATTTTTCCCGAAAGTGAGTTGGCCGTAGTCGTGGAGTGCAAAGTTCAAGCGTCACACCGACTGATTGCGCCGCACCCATTCAGCCAACGGTTTTTCTGGGAGTTCCCGTCCCTGTGACAGTGTTCTGCAATTGAGTTCTCCTGCGCGTTGCAAGTTGGAATGCACCTGCTCAAGCACATTCCATCGCTACCATAAGACCCGTTGCTGTCTTAGCCGCGAATGACGATTTTAATTCTAGAAGCCGAGCACGAACCCGGTGGAATGATGCAATCGCCACAGTTCATTTCCTGAAAACATTTCGACCTGCAATCCTTTCGTTGCCATCCGGCAGGCCAAACTTTCTTGACGAGATTGCAACGTCAGTAGTGAGCATTTTCGTCAGAACGAAGCGACGTTTTGCGGTCGTGACGAAAGTGCACGTCTCTAATAAGCGTCTCTCGCACGCCTATTGCCGGGGAGAAGAAACGATGTCGAGATCAAGAGGAATGTTTTAGCGGATTGCCAGGCAAGTGAGCTGGCCTTTGCGGTCCTTTGTGTAAATTCGGTGATTCGCTAGTACGACGTGAGGCCAAACATCACCGGAGCCAAGTCGGTCTCGACGTGCCAGCTCCTGATACGAATCGGCTCGTTTGGCTGATTCCACGAGTGAAAGTTGCCCACGCCCACCCCAGACAATCAGTCGATCATCATTCGTCAGAATGCACGAGCCGGCATCGCCAAATCGACCACCCTTCCACTTGGGTTTGCCGGTTTCGAAGTCCAGACAATGCAACTCCCGCCACGCCCAATAGATGTGCCCGTCGTGAATGATTGGGCTGCAAACCTTCGATGAAAACGGTGCTTGCCAGATCTTTTCCGCACCGTCCAAAGTGATCTTCAATTTGCAGATGGACTCATGATTGTACGCCGACGTGATCAGCACATAGTTTTTATGAACGGCGGGCGTTGCGATGTTATTGATAAAATTCGTGGTCCATTCGTATTGGGCAATCGTTTCACCGGGGGATTTTGAGTCTATACGAATGATATAAAGGTGATAGCAACTCAAAACTGCAATGCACGGGATGTTCTGAACGGTGATCGGCACCGGCCCGCCAGTGTGTCCCGCTGGCCCGTTGGCGTCCGATGTCCAAACCTGTTTGCCCGTGCTCTTCTGAAAAGCCATCACTAAGCCGTCCTCAGAGCCGACTT
Encoded here:
- a CDS encoding MarR family winged helix-turn-helix transcriptional regulator, with the protein product MHFGSESSPGFAIGRVAYLIRTGMAVVLKNAGWPFSPEETQTLITLHDAGQSLSMNELASLMIRDPTTVKRQLDRLVEHRFVERNASNEDARIVMISLTRRGEQKLQKVLPLLDDLRKTTLKGIPKSDLDATQSVLRQMQKNLSNHLAKD
- a CDS encoding outer membrane protein assembly factor BamB family protein, which codes for MKWIFLGIGGLLIFTCELVAEDWPHWRGPNRNDIIDEPSGWDGNHWLSKKPAWSINVGEGASSPLVVGNDVFVMGWKRGQDVLTCRDANTGKERWSVNYDCPRFGRLATGDQGLYSGPTATPEYDPQTGLLYTLSCDGDLNCWNTRQQGKNVWHLNLYDRFQVGRRPKIGRSGRRDYGYTTAPLVHQDWVIIEVGSEDGLVMAFQKSTGKQVWTSDANGPAGHTGGPVPITVQNIPCIAVLSCYHLYIIRIDSKSPGETIAQYEWTTNFINNIATPAVHKNYVLITSAYNHESICKLKITLDGAEKIWQAPFSSKVCSPIIHDGHIYWAWRELHCLDFETGKPKWKGGRFGDAGSCILTNDDRLIVWGGRGQLSLVESAKRADSYQELARRDRLGSGDVWPHVVLANHRIYTKDRKGQLTCLAIR